Proteins encoded in a region of the Anopheles ziemanni chromosome 2, idAnoZiCoDA_A2_x.2, whole genome shotgun sequence genome:
- the LOC131294430 gene encoding zinc finger protein 2-like — protein MVTYKLQNFPNVCVHCLRPATVFPDFQPVQFFSQDMNTTVETASLELINNDKLTAEMMYPNRNSMLPEKMCKYCLTTIVTFYQLRRRIECVRRFNVGLVKLIQGNPVDLIELFTTDGDFLVALLKNLGICDNNSDSVTVENLIEDLSSFKLIDSSQKAEYTVMDVAPAEQPVQEIQLPTAFALSVNGIILNNVKVVCNNTNQVERIAPVVNATNSPIHIISDSSDDEAEKPKDATIETAEPLPQNGTVTAVEAQPTQSSGSPVRKRGKRMSDVVYSCQICIRTFRSVNGYTGHMEKFHRTPLVPKPSSGVYPCKPCSLTFNTLIDLRNHCHATHKGGAHACTICSILFDNKDSLKTHMEIVHNTQTYFYCNICVQIFEDASELANHKILHTSPAPTTCGKCLGSFANSNDMNKHVCITYRDDFMCCGVDFEDHIKYAGHMKTKHNTFTMVRPRIPPGMLYSKFCSQLRGERFFCGFCDKKFSTDEEYQKHMVSREHFIHALVIS, from the exons ATGGTGACCTATAAACTACAAAACTTCCCGAACGTTTGTGTCCACTGTTTACGCCCAGCAACTGTTTTCCCGGACTTCCAACCCGTTCAATTTTTTAGCCAGGATATGAATACTACAGTGGAAACAGCAAGCTTAGAATTAATAAACAATGACAAACTAACTGCCGAGATGATG TATCCCAACCGGAACAGTATGCTGCcggaaaaaatgtgtaaatacTGTTTAACAACTATTGTCACATTTTATCAACTTCGTCGGCGTATAGAATGTGTGAGAAGATTCAACGTTGGTCTGGTAAAGCTCATTCAAGGAAACCCCGTTGACCTCATAGAGCTCTTCACAACGGACGGAGACTTTCTAGTGGCTTTGCTAAAAAATCTGGGCATCTGCGATAACAACTCCGACAGCGTAACCGTGGAGAACCTCATCGAGGatctttcttcttttaaaCTGATCGACAGTAGCCAGAAAGCAGAGTACACTGTCATGGATGTGGCGCCTGCGGAACAACCTGTTCAGGAAATCCAACTACCCACCGCCTTTGCTTTGTCCGTGAATGGAattattttgaacaatgtaaaAGTTGTATGCAACAACACGAACCAGGTTGAGCGAATTGCTCCAGTTGTAAATGCTACGAATTCTCCGATACACATTATCTCCGATTCTTCGGACGACGAAGCTGAGAAACCCAAAGATGCCACAATAGAAACAGCAGAACCGTTGCCGCAGAATGGAACCGTAACAGCGGTAGAAGCGCAACCAACACAGAGTTCCGGAAGTCCTGTACGTAAACGTGGTAAACGTATGTCCGATGTTGTGTATTCCTGTCAGATCTGTATCAGAACTTTTCGAAG TGTCAACGGTTATACAGGTCATATGGAAAAATTCCACAGAACCCCGCTCGTGCCAAAACCATCGTCAGGCGTTTATCCTTGCAAGCCATGTTCATTAACGTTCAATACATTGATTGACCTCAGGAACCACTGCCACGCTACCCATAAGGGTGGAGCGCATGCCTGTACCATCTGTTCTATCCTTTTTGATAACAAAGATAGTCTGAAAACTCATATGGAAATTGTTCATAAC acgcaaacatatttttattgcaatatCTGCGTGCAAATATTCGAAGATGCATCGGAATTAGCAAACCACAAAATTCTCCATACGTCACCGGCACCGACAACGTGCGGAAAGTGTCTTGGATCTTTTGCCAACAGTAATGACATGAATAAGCACGTTTGCATCACGTACCGGGACGATTTCATGTGCTGTGGAGTAGACTTCGAGGATCATATCAAGTACGCCGGGCATATGAAGACGAAACATAATACCTTCACGATGGTAAGGCCGAGAATTCCCCCCGGTATGCTGTACAGTAAATTTTGTTCCCAATTGCGCGGTGAG CGATTCTTCTGCGGATTCTGCGACAAAAAATTCAGTACAGATGAAGAATACCAGAAGCATATGGTATCACGCGAACATTTCATTCATGCTTTGGTAATATCATGA
- the LOC131282542 gene encoding casein kinase II subunit alpha: MTLPSSARVYADVNSHKPREYWDYENYIVDWVNQDDYQLVRKLGRGKYSEVFEAIKMTSNEKCVVKILKPVKKKKIKREIKILENLRGGTNIITLLAVVKDPVSRTPALIFEHVNNTDFKQLYQTLTDYDIRYYLYELLKALDYCHSMGIMHRDVKPHNVMIDHENRKLRLIDWGLAEFYHPGQEYNVRVASRYFKGPELLVDYQMYDYSLDMWSLGCMLASMIFRKEPFFHGHDNYDQLVRIAKVLGTEDLFAYLDKYNIELDPRFNDILSRHSRKRWERFVHSENQHLVSPEGLDFLDKLLRYDHFERLTAREAMEHPYFAIIVNGQMPPPPTSSAKGGSN, from the coding sequence ATGACGCTGCCGAGCAGTGCCAGGGTGTATGCGGATGTAAATTCGCATAAACCACGTGAATATTGGGACTACGAAAACTACATCGTCGACTGGGTGAACCAAGATGACTACCAGCTAGTGCGGAAACTGGGCCGGGGCAAGTATAGCGAGGTGTTCGAGGCGATCAAAATGACGAGCAACGAAAAGTGCGTGGTGAAAATCTTGAAGCCGgtcaagaagaaaaagatcaaaCGCGAGATTAAGATTCTGGAGAATCTCCGGGGCGGCACTAACATCATCACGCTGCTGGCGGTCGTGAAGGATCCGGTCTCCCGTACACCGGCACTCATTTTCGAGCATGTGAACAACACCGACTTCAAGCAGCTCTACCAAACGCTCACAGACTACGACATCCGGTACTATCTGTACGAGCTGCTGAAGGCACTGGACTACTGCCACAGCATGGGCATCATGCACCGCGACGTGAAGCCCCATAACGTAATGATCGATCACGAGAACCGCAAGCTGCGTCTGATCGATTGGGGCTTGGCCGAGTTCTACCATCCCGGGCAGGAGTACAACGTGCGCGTCGCTAGTCGCTACTTCAAGGGACCGGAGCTGCTGGTCGATTACCAGATGTACGACTACTCGCTCGATATGTGGTCGCTCGGATGCATGCTGGCATCGATGATTTTCCGCAAGGAGCCGTTCTTCCACGGGCACGACAACTACGACCAGCTGGTGCGCATCGCGAAGGTGCTCGGCACCGAAGACCTTTTCGCCTATCTGGACAAATACAACATCGAGCTAGATCCGCGCTTCAATGACATTCTGTCCCGTCATTCGCGCAAACGATGGGAGCGATTCGTGCACTCGGAAAACCAGCACTTGGTGTCGCCCGAGGGGCTCGATTTTCTCGACAAGCTGTTGCGCTACGATCACTTCGAGCGTCTGACCGCGCGGGAGGCCATGGAGCATCCGTACTTTGCCATCATTGTCAATGGGCAGATGCCACCACCGCCGACCTCCTCCGCCAAGGGTGGTAGCAATTAA
- the LOC131294429 gene encoding zinc finger and BTB domain-containing protein 41-like: MAIYRLQRFPSVCMHCLKPVDLQTNFTSINSYHDELHCTIEQKSAELFGVPGSNDMREIPAAVRNMLPNQICQECLLAMVAFHQYQSKLRCLMKFSVGLAHLLHSNADPLVELFGIHGRYLVQVLKSFNICRGKEEYITLEMLLQEVTGFDQYKNRDSEDSATSGEGRQSQSPYNSNDLFISEEYCEPRRPCVSQKMQKAGPNRNTEIERERKQLSNLKSDKAVVTDLKKRKSDKSVKNNATTTFIEGTSLCKCKYDFCDKIFTDLLSMKKHIRKDHKTFVCNICGSVRQFYSHYKHHMARHNTSTIFICEYCNAEYSTKQELINHLKVVHIVNPDEECTCNVCGVVCRGKYHFNRHMKSHNIERKFVCPVCSKAFKTSHHLRRHADVHQKLQYRCAMCDTSYGRRDKMRAHLEIVHNIQSYFVCVVCLATFDEDGLLQQHMERHRNPKMLECCTCLGVFLSEADLKDHCCITYQDSYLCCGRDFRYHSYYNKHMMVEHGIKCNVRVKPPKDKLLSQYRALRPAAKVRNC; the protein is encoded by the exons ATGGCCATATATCGTTTACAACGATTTCCTAGTGTTTGTATGCATTGTTTGAAACCTGTTGATTTGCAGACCAATTTTACATCTATTAACTCTTACCATGATGAGCTGCACTGCACAATCGAACAGAAAAGTGCTGAGCTTTTCGGAGTGCCTGGTAGCAATGATATG AGGGAAATTCCCGCGGCTGTACGTAACATGCTTCCAAATCAGATATGCCAAGAATGCCTGCTTGCAATGGTTGCCTTTCATCAGTATCAATCAAAATTGAGATGCCTGATGAAATTCAGTGTAGGACTCGCCCATTTGTTGCACTCTAATGCAGATCCTCTTGTTGAATTGTTCGGCATACATGGGCGATATTTGGTGCAAGTATTGAAAAGCTTTAACATATGCCGTGGAAAGGAAGAGTACATCACGCTAGAGATGCTCTTGCAAGAGGTAACCGGGTTTGACCAGTATAAAAACAGAGATAGTGAGGATTCCGCAACATCTGGTGAAGGGCGTCAATCTCAATCGCCCTACAATTCGAATGATCTATTTATCAGTGAAGAATATTGCGAACCACGAAGACCTTGCGTATCCCAAAAAATGCAAAAGGCGGGGCCAAATAGAAACACagaaatagagagagaaaggaagcaGCTTAGCAACTTAAAAAGCGATAAAGCGGTAGTAACTGAtctgaagaaaaggaaaagcgataaatcagtgaaaaataatgcaaCCACAACATTCATCGAAGGTACATCACTCTGCAAGTGCAAGTATGATTTCTGTGACAAAATTTTCACTGATCTTCTGAGCATGAAGAAACATATTCGCAAAGACCACAAAACTTTTGTTTGTAACATCTGTGGAAGCGTGAGGCAATTCTATTCGCATTATAAACATCACATGGCGCGCCACAATACAAGCACGATCTTCATATGCGAATATTGTAATGCAGAGTATAGCACAAAGCAGGAGCTTATCAATCATCTAAAAGTAGTCCACATTGTTAATCCCGATGAGGAATGTACTTGCAACGTTTGTGGAGTAGTTTGTCGGGG GAAATATCATTTTAATCGACACATGAAGAGTCACAACATTGAGCGAAAGTTCGTATGCCCTGTTTGCTCGAAGGCGTTTAAAACATCCCACCATCTCCGGCGCCATGCAGACGTCCACCAGAAATTGCAGTATCGATGCGCAATGTGTGACACGAGCTACGGAAGAAGAGATAAAATGCGTGCCCATCTCGAAATCGTACACAAC ATTCAGAGCtactttgtgtgtgtggtttgccTTGCAACGTTTGATGAGGACGGCTTGCTGCAGCAGCACATGGAACGGCACCGGAATCCGAAGATGCTCGAATGCTGCACGTGTTTGGGGGTGTTTTTGAGCGAAGCAGATCTCAAAGATCACTGTTGCATAACGTACCAGGATAGCTACCTGTGCTGTGGAAGAGACTTTCGCTATCACTCTTATTACAACAAACACATGATGGTTGAGCATGGAATAAAGTGTAATGTACGAGTGAAACCTCCAAAAGACAAGCTGCTCAGTCAGTATCGTGCCTTAAGACCAGCCGCAAAGGTTAgaaattgttaa